A single genomic interval of Helianthus annuus cultivar XRQ/B chromosome 6, HanXRQr2.0-SUNRISE, whole genome shotgun sequence harbors:
- the LOC110865529 gene encoding uncharacterized protein LOC110865529, protein MASLTPGILLKLLQTMNTNTRVTGDHRSPLLQVIGIVPALAAGSDDLWPNHGFYVSLSDSINSTYVSLSDRDTDLILTNRLQLGQFVYVDKFEFDSPVPRVSGVRPVAGRHPFVGSPEQLVARISSAKREFVIQAVEDSDGSGDPVAVYLSGNKGDGGGDGVKESRNEGRSRQVLAPRENVNNVDESTKSSEKPPQRFSSPCMKQQRSLSAGKKNVVERDPSPAGKAKRSSSPVPSKCVVPSLVAAKEENRKAAREPAIIVPSRYRQPSPNARRHASPSSRRMSMSPGRRLSSGVKVTPSTDSGNKKKMATLAADISKVSEALVGSSIKSTGSSTKSVGSSSKTSRKNWDETHGASETKEKSVSKSKPDLQAILKTQAALSRRLSDAHSQHDDSPIEGKVKPSACDTPPIPDRTTTTTALGITLHEKKWTDGSVPLDAVSLNLARLGQDAMQRRNLASVAAAEALQEALATEAILRSLSMFSNLCSTSKAGNPLPTIDSFMAVYNDTVKATATVEPLASTHNCTMVHETAPPTDHSKSLALWVEAALATDLEVVSLLSKQGIESPSQPIKNNTHSQSQKQSLPETIKIHLTIPTCKSSFSGSWMKGNGMKESYELGMSLQKEMQTWFLKFVEESLDAGFQVFGKNSGNSSEVGPIKVILSQLKRVNDWLDRMVSKQDEALTGAVDRLKGKIYRFVIQHVGTTYDNSS, encoded by the exons ATGGCATCCTTAACCCCCGGAATCCTCTTAAAACTCCTCCAAACAATGAACACCAACACTCGAGTCACCGGAGATCACCGGTCACCACTTCTACAAGTCATCGGTATCGTTCCGGCTCTCGCGGCAGGCTCAGACGACCTCTGGCCTAACCACGGGTTCTACGTCTCGCTTTCGGACTCGATTAACTCAACGTATGTATCCTTATCCGATAGGGATACGGATCTTATACTTACTAACCGGTTGCAGTTAGGGCAGTTTGTGTATGTTGACAAGTTTGAGTTCGATTCTCCGGTACCGCGTGTTTCTGGAGTGCGGCCGGTTGCTGGGAGACATCCGTTTGTTGGAAGTCCTGAACAGCTTGTTGCGAGGATTTCTAGTGCCAAGAGAGAGTTTGTAATCCAGGCGGTTGAGGATTCGGATGGGTCGGGTGATCCGGTTGCGGTTTATTTGTCTGGTAACAAGGGAGATGGTGGAGGGGATGGGGTCAAGGAAAGCAGAAATGAG GGTAGGAGCAGACAAGTACTTGCACCTAGAGAGAATGTGAACAATGTTGATGAATCAACAAAGTCTTCAGAAAAGCCGCCTCAGAGGTTTTCAAGTCCATGTATGAAACAGCAGAGGTCATTATCCGCTGGGAAAAAGAACGTGGTTGAAAGGGACCCTTCACCAGCTGGAAAAGCTAAAAGATCGTCTTCGCCAGTGCCCTCAAAGTGCGTCGTTCCTAGCCTGGTTGCAGCCAAAGAAGAAAACCGAAAGGCTGCAAGAGAGCCAGCCATCATAGTACCTTCAAGATACCGACAACCTTCACCCAACGCGCGGAGACACGCATCCCCGAGTTCAAGGAGGATGTCAATGTCACCAGGAAGGAGGTTGTCTAGTGGAGTTAAAGTTACTCCGTCAACCGATTCTGGTAACAAGAAAAAGATGGCTACTTTGGCTGCTGATATTTCGAAGGTTTCGGAAGCACTTGTTGGGTCTTCCATAAAGTCAACTGGGTCGTCCACAAAGTCAGTTGGATCATCCTCAAAGACAAGTAGGAAAAACTGGGATGAAACACATGGAGCTTCGGAAACCAAAGAGAAGAGTGTTAGTAAAAGCAAGCCAGACTTGCAAGCTATTTTGAAGACTCAG GCTGCGCTTTCTAGACGTTTAAGTGATGCACATTCACAGCACGACGATTCTCCAATAGAAGGAAAAGTAAAACCGAGCGCGTGTGACACTCCTCCCATTCCTGATAGGACGACTACTACAACAGCTCTTGGAATCACACTTCACGAAAAGAAATGGACTGATGGTAGTGTGCCTCTGGATGCGGTTTCTTTAAATCTAGCAAGGCTTGGACAG GATGCTATGCAAAGGAGAAATCTGGCTTCGGTTGCTGCAGCTGAAGCGCTGCAAGAAGCCCTTGCTACTGAAGCTATTCTCAGGAGTTTGAG CATGTTTTCAAATCTCTGCTCAACATCAAAGGCTGGAAACCCTTTACCAACAATTGACAGTTTTATGGCTGTATACAATGacactgtcaaagcaactgcaacaGTTGAACCACTCGCTAGCACCCACAACTGCACCATGGTTCATGAAACCGCACCACCCACAGACCATTCAAAGTCCCTAGCCCTCTGGGTAGAAGCTGCACTAGCCACCGACCTCGAGGTTGTTTCCCTTCTATCAAAACAAGGAATCGAGTCCCCATCTCAACCCATTAAGAACAACACCCATTCACAATCGCAAAAACAATCTCTACCCGAAACCATCAAAATCCATTTAACAATTCCGACCTGTAAATCATCGTTTAGCGGGTCATGGATGAAAGGCAACGGAATGAAGGAGAGTTATGAACTAGGAATGAGTTTGCAAAAGGAGATGCAAACATGGTTCTTGAAGTTTGTTGAAGAGTCACTAGATGCTGGTTTCCAAGTTTTTGGGAAGAATAGTGGTAATAGCTCTGAAGTGGGTCCCATCAAGGTGATTTTATCACAgcttaaacgagttaacgattggTTGGATCGCATGGTCTCGAAGCAGGACGAGGCGTTGACTGGCGCAGTTGACCGACTGAAAGGAAAGATTTACAGGTTTGTTATTCAACATGTTGGTACTACATATGACAACTCGTCTTGA